Part of the Mycolicibacterium mengxianglii genome is shown below.
GAGGTTGGTCTCGAACACGGTGGTCACCATGTCGCGCAGCGACTCCGTCCATTCGGAAACCCGCAGCACGTGGTCATAGAGGTCGACGTACAGCGGATCGAGTTCCGGAGCCCGGATGGCACCGGTGCGGTGGTGCTGGATCGCATTGATGACCTCTCGCATCGGCAGCACCACGCGCCGCAGGCTCACCAGGTCCTTGCGTACCTCGAAGCTGCGGCGGTGGATGTCGGTGTCGCGTGACGGCGGCTCGAACAGTTCGTCTTCGATGTCCTCGATGCAGTCGTCGAGCACCTGCACGGCGTCGAAATGCCCGTCGACGACCACATCGAGCAGCCCGTGGACCAGGGCGGCGACGCCGTACTGCTGGCCCCCGAGATCCTCCCACCGCCGCACCACCGGGGTGATGTCGAGCAGCGGCGCCAGCCGGACCGTCACCAGGGCTTGCGGCAGGACGAATGCCGAGATCCGGTGCCGGCTCAGGCGTGAGCTCGGCTCATCCTCGGCGGCGGGTGTGGCGAACTCGACGGCATACACCGTGAAGAAGGTGTGCGACGGGTAGACGGTGGCCTTGACGCGCTCGGATGGGGCCGTGGCGTCCTCGACCGCCCAGACATTGAGCCCCAACTCGTCGGCCAGCTCCGCCAGCGCCACATGATCGGGGTCG
Proteins encoded:
- a CDS encoding magnesium transporter CorA family protein → MTPKGCVVQGRVWRSGQLQDEFVFDRISDYLTEPDTLVWVDMADPDHVALAELADELGLNVWAVEDATAPSERVKATVYPSHTFFTVYAVEFATPAAEDEPSSRLSRHRISAFVLPQALVTVRLAPLLDITPVVRRWEDLGGQQYGVAALVHGLLDVVVDGHFDAVQVLDDCIEDIEDELFEPPSRDTDIHRRSFEVRKDLVSLRRVVLPMREVINAIQHHRTGAIRAPELDPLYVDLYDHVLRVSEWTESLRDMVTTVFETNLSLQDARLNLVMKKLTGWAAIIAVPTAITGFYGQNVPYPGFEEPSGFVASSVLMVVLVVVLYVMFRRRDWL